The Cervus canadensis isolate Bull #8, Minnesota chromosome X, ASM1932006v1, whole genome shotgun sequence genome contains the following window.
gactgtatagagcttctccatctttgactgcaaagaatataatcagtctgattttggtgttgaccatctggtgatgtccatttgtagagtcttctcttgtgttgttgttgtttctcactttaggtctgttaatatttgctttatttatttagatgCTCTTATGTTAGGTGCATAAgtatttacaaatgttatatcCCCTTCATGTGTTGACCCTTTTATCATGATGTaatgactttttctctttttacagtctttgtcttaaagtctatattgtctgatataagtatagctattctagctttcttttggttttcatttgcatggaatatatttccccatctttcattttcagtatttCGTAtgtagcatatatatgggtcttttttttggtatatatacATTCAAGCTACTTTATGTCTTTTGACTGGAGAATTTAGTGCatgtacatttaaagtaatttttgataGGTGTGTACTTATTGCAagtttgttcattgttttccttGGCTGATTGtagttcctcttctcttgctctcttcctttgtgatttgatgattttCTGTCACCCTTTCTCTGTATGTTTTGTGTATAAGTTTctgctttgtggttaccatgaggcttacatataataacttataactgttttttaaatttatttttatttttttaattttttttaattttttatttttttaaatttttttaaaatttatttttaattgaagaataattgctttacagtattgtgtttgtttcttccaaacatcaacatgaatcagctttaggtctacatatgtccccttcctcttaaatctccctccccctccccattccatccctctgggttgttacagagccttggtttgagttccctgagtcctaTAGCAAAGTGTCTATTTTAATGTGATAAGAACTTAAGTATGAATGTATTCCAGAACTCTATATTTTTACTTCCCTCCCCATGATTTATGTTCTTGATGTCACaatttccatctttttatctTGTGTATCCATTGACAAATTATAATGGTTGTAGTtattttttactacttttgtcttttaaccttcatacTAGCTTTATAAGTGATTAATCCAGCCCCTTTTTAGATTTTATGAATTTTACTGTATATTTACCTTTACcaatgaaatttttctttcatatgtttTCCTGTTACTAATTGGTGTCCTTTTGTTTTGGTTTAAAGAAGtctcttaaacattttttatcagGCTGATCTAGTGCTGATGAACTCCTTTACCTTTTGCTTGTCTAGAGAATTTTGAATCTCTCCTTCAATTCTAATCTAAAGTTTGCTGTGTAGAGTATTCTTTGTTGGAAGTCACTCATCTTTCCTTCCCACCCCTAGTCTTAGGTGAccactaatttactttctgtctatTGATTGCCTATTCtgtacatttcatgtaaatggaataatacaatatATAGTCTTTTATGAAAGGCTTCttacacttagcataatatttggaagattcatccatgttgtagcatgtattagtatttcatttatttttattgctaaataatattcaaTTGCATTGGATATGcagcattttgtttatccattcatcagttgatgcagattttggattgtttttattttttttggctcttagGAATATTGCTGTGATGACATCATGTTCAAAATTTTGTACGGGcctatctttttatttctcttgatcaTACACCTAGgcatggaattgctgagtcatatgggaAACAAATTGTTAAGGAACTGCCAGATTGTTTTTCAAAGCAGTTATACCATTTACAATTCCATCATCAGTGTATGACGGTTCCAGCTTTGCCACTCTTTgatagtatttttattatctatcATTCTGATTATAGCCATCCTGCGGTGTGCAATGaggtatctcattgtgttttttttttttcatttattttcattagttggaggccaatcacttcacaatattgtagtggcccctgtcatacattgacatgaatcagccatggatttacatgtattccccatcccgataccccctcccacctccctctccacccgatccttctgggttttcccagtgcaccaggcccgagcacttgtctcatgcatcccacctgggctggtgatctgtttcaccctagataatatacatgtttcgatgctgatctctcgaaacatcccaccctcgccttctcccacagagtccaaaaagtctgttctgtacatctgtgtctctttttctgttttgcatattgggttatcattaccgtctttctaaattccatatatatgtgttagtatactgtaatggtctttatctttctggcgtacttcactctgtataatgggctccagtttcatccatctcattagaactgattcaaatgaattctttttaatggctgagtaatattccatggtgtatatgtaccacagcttccttatccattcgtctgctgatgggccatctagttgcttccatgtcctggctattataaacagtgctgcaatgaacattggggtgcacgtgtctctttcagatctggtttcctcagtgtgtatgcccagaagtgggattgctgggtcatatggcagttctatttccagttttttagtttacatttctctgatgtctgatgatgttgggcatctttttaAGTACTTAtaggccatttgtatatcttctttggagaagtatctaTTCAAATCTTCCATCTATTTGAAAAGCTTGCttgcttgtctttttattgttcagtGGTAAgagttatttatacatttttgatTCAAGAACTTTATCAGGTATGTGGCTTGcaaaattttctcccattatatGAGTTGTGTTTTTACTTGCTTAATGGTGTCCTTtccagcaaaattttaaaaaatagatgaagtCCATTTACCTcttattccttttcttatttgtgcTTTGGGTATCTTATCTAAGAAACCACTGTACAATCCAAGTTCATGAAGATTTATGCCTGTTTTCTTAGAAGAGTTGTATAATTTTATCCCTTATACTTAGGTTCaaccatttaaaattaattttcatgaatGGTATGAGCAAGTGGCccaattcattcttttgcaggtgGAATCCAGTTGTCTCTGAAATTCAGGGCAATTTTAACACAtgtatagatattttattttattttttcatttatttttattagttggaggctaattactttacaatattgtagtggtttttgtcatacattgacatgaatcagccatggatttacatgtgttccccatcccgatcccccctcccacctccctctccacctgattcctctgggtcttcatgtatagatattttaaaattaattaattaattttaattggaggttaattactttacagtattgtagtggttattgccatacattgacatgaatcagccatgggtgtacatgtgttccccatcctgaacctccctcccacctccctccctatcccatccctcagggtcatcccagtgcagcagccctgagcaccctgtctcatgcagtgaacctggactggcaatctgtttcacatatggtaatatacatgtttcaatggtatttgctcaaatcatcccacccttgccttctcccacagaatccaaaagtctatttttacatttgtgtctcttttgctgttttgcatatagggttatcattaccatctctctaaattccataaatatgcattaatgtactgtattggtgtttttctttctgacttacttcactctgtataatgggctccagtccgtctagtcaaggctatggtttttccagtggttatgtatggatatgagagttggactataaagaaatcagagcaccaaagaattgatgcttttgaactgtggtgttggagaagactcttgagagtctcttggactgcaaggaaatccaaccagtccatcctaaaggacatcagtcctgggtgttcattggaaggactgatgttgaagctgaaactccagtactttggcaacctgatgtgaagagttgactcattggaaaagaccctgatgctgggaaagattgagggcaggagaaggggacgacagaggatgaggtggttggatggcatcaccgactccatggacacaggtttgggtggactccaggagttgttgatggacagggaggcctggtgtgctgtggttcatgtggttacaaagagtcggatacgactgagcgactgaactgaactgaacttcatccacctcattagaactaattcaaatgcattctttttaagagctgagtaatattccattgtgtatatgtaccacagctttcttatccatttggctgccgatgggcatctagattgcttccatgtccaagcTATTGTATACTGTGCTGCGATGAATTTTAgagtacatatgtctctttcaattctggtttccttggtgtgtatgaccagcggtgggattgctgggtcatagggcagttctatttctagttttttaaggaatctccacactgttctccatagtgactgtactagtttgcattcccaccaacagtgtaagagggttcccttttctctgaaccctctccagcatttattgtttgcagactttttgatagcaaccattctgactggtatgagatggtacctcattgtggttttttattttttttatttatttttcctcattgtggttttgatttgcatttctctgataacgagtgatattgagtatcttttcatgggtttgttagtcatctgtatgtcttctttggagaaatgtctgtttagttctttggtccactttttgtttgggtcatttatttttctggagttgagctgcaggagctgcttgtatatttttgagattaatcctttgtctgtttcttcatttgctattattttctcccattctgaagtctgtcttttcaccctgcttatagtttcctttgttgtgcaaaagcttttaagtttaattaggtcccatttttttatttccatttatttccatttatttccattactctgggaggtgggtctgtGATttctgtcagagagtgttttgcctacgttttcctctaggagttttatagtttctggacttacatttagatctttaatccatttcgagtttgtttttgtgtatggtgttagaaaatgttctagtgtcattcttttacaagtggttgaccagttttcccagcaccatttgttaaagcgattgtcttttctccattgtttatttttgcctcttttgtcaaagataaggtgtccataggtgtgtggatttatctttgggctttctattttgttccattgatctatatttctgtctttgtgtcagtaccatactgtcttgatgactatatctttgtagtatagtctgaagtcaggccgGTTgagtcctccagttccattcttctttctcaagattgctttggctattcaaggtttttttgtatttccatacaaattgtgaaatgatttgttctagttctgtgaaaaatactgatggtagcttgatagggattgcattgaatctatagatttctttgggtagtatattaatttttgctatattaattcttccaatccatgaacacaatatatttctccatctatttgtgtcatctttgattttttttcaccagtgttttatagttttctatatataggtcttttgtttctttaggtagatttattcctaagtattttattcttttcgttgcaatggtgaatggtattgtttccttaatttctctttctgttttctcattgttagtgtataggaatgcaggggatttctgtgtgttaattttatatcctgcaactttactatattcattgattagctctagtgattttctggtggagtctttagggttttctatgtagaggatcttgtcatctgcaaacagtgagagtttaacttcttcttttctattctggattccttttatttctttttctcctctgattgctgtgactaaaacttccaaaactatgttgaatagtagtggtgagagtgggcacccttgtcttgttcctgactttaggggaaatgttttcaatttttcaccattgaggataatgtttgcaaTACATGTATAGATTTTTATAACCACcaccataataaaaatatagaactGTTTCTTAACCAGATAGATTCATCGTTGTACCCCTTTATAGTCACAGTCAtctttctttctctaagtctTGGCAACCACTTATCTGTTCTTCATCTCTATAATTTTATCACTGAGAATgttatacaaatggaatcatacactacATAATCTTTTGAGATTCGatttttcactcaacataattcCTTTTAGAGCCATCCAACTTATTGTGTGTAATATcagtagtttgtttgtttgtgtgtgtgtgcatatgtgcatgtcTTCCTTCAGAATTTCTACACAGACAATCATGTCATCTATAAATAGGTCattgtatttcttcctttccaatcttttttccattaatttcatttttcttgctttattgtgTGATTAGAATGTCTAGTACtgtgttgaatagcagtggttaGAGGAAGACATTTTTACCTTGTTTctgaaagcattcagtctttcagtctttttttttttttttttttgcaagtaatAACATCACTTTATTTTAACTGAAATTAAGGACAAAAGCTGGCCACATTCAGAGTTTAACAGGCCTCCTCCAGATGGTTAAAACCTTCTCTTTCTTGGCTAATCATCTCCTAAATTCTAGCGATTCCCACAAGTTCTCTGGAACCACCTGAAACTGTCCTTTAAGGAGACCCACCACACCACCACGTGGCGAAGCTTGACCAAATGCACCGCTGGACACACCTCACTGGATATCATCATTGTCAAAGAGATCTTCAAAATCATTGAAAAAGTCTGCGTGAACTGCCTTTTCATTGGCTGCCAAGTCTATCAGGAGCCCAgtgctgcctcctgcctcagcccCGGCCGCCGCCCATAGGCTTCCCAGGGGCCCAGCGCTAAGGCAGGCACTGCGGGGAGGGCGAGCACTGGGCCCTGCAGGCCGCTGCCTTCTCTCGGCCCTGCTCCGAAGCGCGC
Protein-coding sequences here:
- the LOC122435245 gene encoding COP9 signalosome complex subunit 9-like gives rise to the protein MKPAVDEMFPEGAGPYVDLDEAGGSTGLLIDLAANEKAVHADFFNDFEDLFDNDDIQ